One window from the genome of Gimesia aquarii encodes:
- a CDS encoding 3'-5' exonuclease, whose product MSQSQVAYLVFDVEAVADGDLISRVRYPGEELAPEEAIAKYQAEQIESTGSDFLPATYMLPVSVAIAKITADFRMQDLTVLDAPKFRPHVITQKFWQGWVHYGQPAFVTFNGRGYDLPVLELAAYRYGIALPEWFNLEARSYEQSRNRYNTSAHIDLMDVFSNFGASRMTGGLNLLANLIGKPGKTGIDGSKVQSMYDTGKVQEINDYCRCDVLDTYFVFLRSRVLTGQLSIDDEQEIVTEAYQFLERESAGNPAYQHYLEHWGDWVAPEE is encoded by the coding sequence GTGTCCCAGTCCCAAGTAGCCTATCTCGTTTTTGACGTGGAAGCGGTGGCCGATGGAGATTTGATTTCGCGGGTTCGTTATCCCGGCGAAGAATTGGCTCCTGAAGAGGCGATTGCCAAATATCAGGCAGAACAAATTGAGTCAACAGGCAGTGACTTCCTCCCGGCGACCTACATGTTGCCGGTATCAGTGGCCATTGCCAAAATCACTGCTGATTTCCGTATGCAAGACTTAACGGTACTCGATGCTCCGAAATTTCGTCCACATGTGATCACACAGAAATTCTGGCAAGGTTGGGTACACTATGGTCAGCCCGCGTTTGTGACGTTCAATGGCCGTGGTTACGATTTGCCTGTATTGGAATTGGCGGCTTATCGCTATGGTATTGCTTTACCAGAGTGGTTCAATCTCGAGGCCCGCAGTTATGAGCAATCTCGCAATCGTTATAACACTTCAGCTCACATAGATTTAATGGACGTATTTTCCAACTTCGGTGCGAGTCGTATGACTGGTGGCTTAAACTTACTGGCGAATCTCATTGGTAAACCGGGTAAAACTGGCATCGATGGCTCCAAGGTACAATCAATGTATGATACAGGGAAAGTGCAGGAGATTAACGATTACTGCCGCTGTGATGTACTGGATACCTACTTCGTGTTTCTCAGATCACGAGTCCTTACAGGACAACTCAGTATTGATGATGAGCAGGAAATCGTAACCGAAGCCTATCAGTTCCTGGAACGCGAATCAGCAGGGAATCCTGCCTATCAACATTACCTGGAGCATTGGGGTGACTGGGTAGCACCTGAAGAGTAA
- a CDS encoding HEAT repeat domain-containing protein, whose amino-acid sequence MRSQNCFFLITSLFFTALVLLPQNVIAQSKTVKENSPDQPVSNQETRNDLLDIENRLQVLKKLPAHRPAASKESEAFMIIKNSMKGVASNQVLKGFFLTRLILVNQSQQPLKLTRDQIHFKVNGQPHTKTGLPEHIPNQTVLVGKKEKSLNALKFEQEVTVLPGKQGTMWLALSDLPNGPHVPEIEIQATVNGQLLNLNVNRFELGNLQHTVTLMGPHQCLAKLTISGALNSINLTSLMNEIDLLTTQKNVRRFVIHFPNQNSFIERSVFGWLPRAAQQIGMNSIVQSQFPLFPTMISELHLSGFIFKDHKPRYFGLGLTSRATITHTTEEAAIHAALDSAMSVLSREKIAEQIHIGAPAVKVAALMSGGRHLTNEELPLVLTLSSDQNQIVQEAALYALRYFGDPRALERLIQVANSPPGRKFEMAVASLAESRFAEGQQRLLQLLKQQPPEAQKTIIGIISQSPRPQWGNAIYEFLSSENLDLRKAAINALVLNGHPQLYEVLTDALNSSQSELRQVAFQELIKRKDSKSETLAMNYVLSQLEHTVPSQQMLTFINRLKDPRTIPLLAQHLQDPKLDTGTRTAILKSLAAIGDLTVDVEFLKIYPQASAAEKLLILTSLQKLGSPQYFKLAEEAIQDSNLSIANGAASSLGASSSGKSLSILQHALQKANESSRWNSIYSALVSIGTPEARQTIMQARYDGKIDEKKNDAHKALIRIYQRSPGNHSYRNGQREQTKKNWKAAIEEYHTAISIDELLIPAYIGLVDVSNSLQKFEEAFKYAEQGLKIDKMNPRLYIAKGLVFSNQSNSKEALKQFNKAVELSPRDTFTYLIIASHHIKLKQYQEAIAAYDTVIKISPDDLQPYLFKAQILNELSHWDAALKVYDQIIQKNNRYVRAYTGRGHTHLQKTDWKAAQQDFQKAFDLDKKSSQAITGLAICMVYNHEEDKAIPFVEGFLKQFEKDGLFSYNVACVFGRALINLKDQTKTPDLESKIKTYREKAIFHLTNASKTGFDDVEWMQKDPDLTELQALPSFKSLVQSLQK is encoded by the coding sequence ATGCGATCTCAAAATTGTTTTTTCCTGATCACATCACTTTTTTTTACTGCATTAGTACTATTGCCACAGAATGTGATTGCTCAGTCTAAGACGGTAAAAGAAAACTCTCCCGACCAACCAGTTTCTAATCAAGAGACCCGGAACGACTTGCTGGATATCGAAAACCGTTTGCAGGTATTAAAAAAATTACCCGCTCACCGGCCTGCTGCCTCAAAAGAATCAGAGGCTTTCATGATCATCAAAAATTCTATGAAAGGAGTCGCGTCTAATCAGGTTCTCAAAGGGTTTTTCTTGACTCGGTTAATTCTTGTCAATCAAAGTCAACAACCCCTCAAACTGACGCGAGACCAAATACATTTTAAAGTCAATGGCCAACCTCATACTAAGACAGGCTTACCCGAACATATCCCCAACCAGACTGTCCTGGTAGGAAAAAAAGAAAAAAGCTTGAATGCATTGAAATTCGAACAAGAAGTCACTGTGCTACCAGGTAAACAGGGTACTATGTGGCTTGCGCTCTCAGACTTACCCAATGGTCCTCATGTCCCGGAAATTGAGATTCAGGCGACTGTTAACGGGCAACTTTTAAATTTGAATGTCAATCGGTTTGAGTTAGGCAATTTACAGCATACCGTGACATTGATGGGGCCCCATCAATGTCTGGCGAAGCTGACAATATCGGGAGCACTCAACAGTATCAATCTCACAAGTCTGATGAATGAAATAGATCTGCTGACGACACAGAAAAATGTCAGACGGTTTGTGATTCATTTTCCGAATCAAAATTCATTTATAGAACGAAGTGTATTTGGTTGGCTACCACGCGCGGCGCAACAAATTGGTATGAATTCAATTGTACAATCGCAGTTCCCTCTTTTTCCGACCATGATCAGTGAGCTCCACCTTTCCGGTTTCATTTTTAAAGATCACAAACCCCGCTACTTCGGATTGGGGTTAACATCCCGCGCTACTATTACACACACCACAGAAGAGGCAGCCATACATGCCGCACTAGACAGTGCCATGAGCGTGCTCTCACGAGAAAAGATTGCTGAGCAAATTCATATCGGCGCACCAGCAGTCAAAGTGGCAGCACTGATGAGTGGCGGACGGCACTTAACGAACGAAGAGCTACCACTGGTCTTAACACTAAGTTCAGATCAAAATCAGATTGTTCAGGAAGCTGCCTTGTATGCACTACGTTATTTCGGAGATCCTCGTGCACTTGAACGCCTTATCCAAGTCGCAAATTCACCACCTGGTAGAAAGTTTGAAATGGCGGTGGCAAGTCTCGCAGAATCCCGTTTTGCGGAAGGTCAGCAAAGACTGCTTCAGCTGTTAAAACAACAACCACCCGAAGCTCAGAAAACAATTATAGGCATCATTTCACAAAGTCCCCGTCCACAGTGGGGAAACGCGATCTATGAATTTCTTTCCAGTGAAAATCTGGATCTTCGTAAAGCCGCCATTAATGCCTTAGTCCTGAATGGACACCCTCAGCTCTATGAAGTGCTGACCGATGCATTAAATTCCTCTCAGTCTGAATTAAGACAAGTCGCCTTTCAGGAACTGATTAAGAGGAAAGACAGCAAAAGTGAAACATTGGCGATGAATTATGTTCTGTCACAATTAGAACATACGGTTCCATCGCAACAAATGTTGACGTTCATTAATCGATTGAAAGATCCTCGAACCATCCCCCTGCTAGCCCAACATTTACAAGATCCAAAACTCGATACAGGAACGCGAACTGCGATTCTCAAATCTCTGGCGGCAATTGGAGACCTGACTGTCGATGTCGAATTCTTGAAAATTTATCCTCAGGCTTCAGCTGCAGAGAAACTTTTAATCCTGACATCACTCCAGAAACTGGGATCGCCACAATACTTCAAATTAGCTGAGGAAGCGATACAGGATAGTAATCTGTCGATCGCAAATGGAGCAGCCTCCAGCTTAGGTGCATCATCGTCTGGCAAATCACTCTCAATATTACAACACGCACTTCAAAAGGCCAATGAATCATCCAGATGGAATTCGATTTACTCAGCTTTGGTTTCTATAGGCACACCTGAAGCGCGACAAACTATTATGCAAGCACGTTATGATGGTAAAATCGACGAGAAAAAAAATGACGCACATAAGGCTTTAATAAGAATTTATCAACGTTCACCGGGAAACCATTCCTATAGAAATGGACAGCGAGAACAAACCAAAAAAAATTGGAAAGCTGCGATTGAAGAATATCATACTGCAATCAGTATCGATGAATTATTGATCCCTGCCTATATCGGACTGGTGGATGTGAGTAATTCGCTTCAGAAGTTTGAGGAAGCATTTAAATATGCAGAACAGGGCCTGAAAATCGACAAGATGAACCCTCGGCTCTATATAGCAAAAGGGCTCGTTTTTAGCAATCAGTCCAATTCAAAAGAAGCTTTGAAGCAATTCAATAAAGCTGTTGAACTTTCTCCCCGAGATACATTCACTTATCTCATTATTGCTTCACATCATATCAAACTGAAACAGTATCAAGAAGCAATCGCCGCTTATGATACGGTTATCAAGATCAGTCCAGATGACCTGCAGCCCTATCTTTTCAAAGCACAAATTTTAAATGAACTCAGTCATTGGGACGCAGCCTTAAAAGTCTATGATCAGATCATTCAAAAAAATAACCGCTATGTGAGAGCCTATACGGGACGAGGCCATACACATCTACAAAAGACCGACTGGAAGGCGGCACAACAAGATTTTCAAAAAGCATTTGACCTGGATAAGAAAAGCTCTCAGGCCATTACGGGGTTAGCTATTTGCATGGTATATAACCACGAGGAAGACAAAGCGATCCCGTTTGTCGAAGGATTTTTGAAGCAATTCGAAAAGGATGGTTTATTCAGCTATAACGTAGCCTGTGTTTTCGGTCGTGCCCTGATCAACTTAAAAGATCAAACGAAGACCCCCGATCTCGAAAGCAAAATCAAAACGTATCGGGAAAAAGCGATCTTTCACCTCACAAACGCCTCCAAAACCGGATTTGATGATGTGGAATGGATGCAAAAAGATCCCGACCTCACTGAGCTGCAAGCGTTACCCTCCTTCAAGTCGTTAGTACAATCGCTTCAGAAATAA
- a CDS encoding AAA family ATPase, producing the protein MSDQDDQLMIQEDDEAQRDLEAQAIRGLANAYLLMRDEIGKVIIGQTEVVDEILISLFSRGHCLLVGVPGLAKTLLVSTIAKILHLSFRRIQFTPDLMPSDITGTDVLQDDPETGHRTFQFMQGPLFTNVLLADEINRTPPKTQAALLEAMQERHVTVGTNTYRLSEPFFVLATQNPIEQEGTYPLPEAQLDRFMFNIVVNYPSAAEELMILKQTTSSHQPNLEAALTGRQILALQEVVRKVPVAEHVFVYARDLVRATRPAEGTAPKFVKEYLSWGAGPRAGQFLILGAKARAILEGRFHVSTEDVKSVAHAVLRHRIVTTFQADSKGLTQDDIIDMLIEHVPNQLKTQAQEAVKG; encoded by the coding sequence ATGAGCGACCAAGATGATCAACTGATGATTCAGGAAGATGATGAAGCACAACGAGATCTGGAGGCACAAGCCATCCGTGGTCTTGCAAATGCCTACTTACTGATGCGCGATGAGATCGGCAAAGTGATTATTGGCCAGACTGAAGTGGTAGACGAAATTCTGATTTCACTGTTCAGCCGCGGCCATTGTCTGCTGGTGGGCGTCCCCGGTCTGGCAAAGACGTTACTCGTGAGTACAATTGCAAAAATTCTACATCTCTCTTTTCGCAGAATTCAGTTTACCCCCGACTTAATGCCGTCAGATATTACCGGAACCGATGTTTTGCAGGATGATCCTGAAACAGGACATCGTACCTTTCAGTTCATGCAGGGACCGCTCTTTACAAATGTGTTACTGGCAGACGAAATCAATCGAACGCCTCCGAAGACTCAGGCCGCTTTATTGGAGGCGATGCAAGAACGACACGTGACTGTCGGTACAAATACCTATCGTCTCTCAGAACCATTTTTTGTATTAGCGACACAGAATCCGATCGAGCAGGAAGGAACTTATCCACTTCCTGAAGCACAGCTAGACCGATTCATGTTCAATATCGTCGTCAATTATCCTTCTGCTGCAGAAGAATTGATGATCCTGAAACAGACAACCAGCAGTCATCAACCTAACCTGGAAGCGGCCTTGACTGGTCGGCAGATCCTGGCGCTGCAGGAAGTCGTTCGCAAAGTACCTGTCGCTGAACATGTCTTTGTCTATGCCCGCGACCTGGTAAGAGCAACTCGTCCTGCAGAAGGAACTGCGCCGAAATTTGTCAAAGAATATTTATCCTGGGGAGCGGGTCCGCGGGCTGGCCAGTTCTTAATTCTGGGCGCCAAAGCCAGAGCGATTCTGGAAGGACGATTCCATGTTTCCACAGAAGACGTGAAGTCGGTCGCACATGCCGTCCTCAGACATCGAATTGTGACAACATTTCAGGCGGACAGTAAAGGACTCACTCAGGATGATATTATAGATATGCTGATTGAACATGTTCCCAATCAGCTCAAAACGCAGGCGCAAGAAGCCGTCAAAGGGTAA
- a CDS encoding aldose 1-epimerase, producing the protein MTPIKITDPETGSTAHILPELGFNCYQFRAMVDDQIIDVIDAHPEFQYGEQRPSSSGIPILFPFPNRIANARFQWEGVTYELPTDKTYHDNNGNAIHGFCLDQPWRVIAQEETFAIAQFQLSIDGKHLLKYWPGDIFIEVKYEVRGATLRADFRIGNPGHTSVPWGLGTHPYFKVPLSEQGSLQNCLIEAPATEEWVLENCLPTGEKIAIQKSHDLREGAWLDQLKADHVLSGLPEETDQYECLVMDEQGGLVISQDYDSLFSELVVFTPPNRNCVCLEPYTCVTNAINMTRKDVETGLRVLPPGSEIKTWIEIRAGKVIV; encoded by the coding sequence ATGACGCCTATTAAAATTACAGACCCGGAAACTGGTTCAACCGCGCACATTCTGCCTGAGCTGGGCTTTAACTGTTACCAATTCCGGGCCATGGTAGACGATCAAATCATCGATGTGATTGATGCTCATCCTGAATTTCAGTACGGGGAGCAACGTCCCAGTAGCAGTGGTATTCCGATCCTGTTTCCCTTTCCGAATCGTATCGCTAATGCACGTTTTCAATGGGAAGGAGTCACCTATGAGCTTCCCACCGATAAGACATACCATGATAACAACGGAAATGCCATTCATGGTTTTTGTCTGGATCAACCATGGCGTGTGATCGCCCAAGAGGAAACGTTTGCAATTGCGCAATTTCAGCTTAGCATCGATGGAAAACACCTTTTAAAATATTGGCCCGGTGATATTTTCATTGAAGTCAAATACGAAGTACGGGGAGCTACATTACGCGCTGACTTTCGCATTGGAAACCCGGGGCATACTTCTGTCCCCTGGGGATTGGGCACACACCCCTATTTTAAAGTTCCGTTATCAGAACAGGGAAGTCTACAAAACTGCCTGATCGAGGCACCCGCTACCGAGGAATGGGTTCTGGAAAACTGCCTGCCTACTGGAGAAAAAATAGCCATTCAAAAATCGCATGATCTCAGAGAGGGAGCCTGGCTCGATCAGTTAAAAGCAGATCATGTTCTCAGCGGTCTTCCAGAAGAGACTGACCAGTACGAGTGCCTGGTGATGGATGAACAAGGGGGACTTGTGATTTCGCAGGACTATGATTCCCTCTTTTCAGAGTTGGTCGTATTCACACCTCCCAACAGAAACTGTGTTTGTCTGGAACCTTATACATGCGTGACCAATGCCATCAATATGACTAGAAAAGATGTCGAAACCGGACTACGCGTGTTGCCTCCAGGGTCGGAAATCAAAACCTGGATTGAAATTCGAGCCGGTAAAGTTATTGTCTGA
- a CDS encoding flagellin N-terminal helical domain-containing protein yields MTRINTNVASIRGLRSLNKSTSLLDQSLTRLSTGLKINSGKDNPSGLIASETLRSQVSAIEQSIKNSNRASNVIATADSALGEVTNLLNQVRGLVQEGLNEGALSSDEIAANQLQIDTALSAINRISANTSFAGDKLIDGSKAFRTQASAVDSAKLSDFQVNEAVFGSSSTITLDATIVTAATQASLDYSAVSGGLASATTIEVGGASGSQVLFLGASSSLDNVRDAVNGVTDITGVTATKTNKVASNLVIDSAAVNSDLTFTDARTSDSLLGSTGQNIRVAITAANGPNSVAGITFSNNNTDITINIQVASDANNAITSNATSIKTLLDGNADTNALISTAVEGAGAGVVDVTAAAALSGGTDAYLTFSASNYGSDEFVDVNVLSGTFDTVDNVTDANALSRDIGSDIVARINGQVAQGSGLQANLRSQQLDASFSFTAAANTASNTASLTITGGGSLFQIGQDVSAAGQVGIGIEAVNTARLGGVSGKLFELGSGGGKSLLDVGPAVPGADLVNIIEEAVNRVSTLRGRLGAIQKNVIETNVSSLGVALENISEARSQIVDTDFAVETANLTKAQILNQAGISVLSIANQNPQQVLSLLG; encoded by the coding sequence ATGACACGAATTAATACTAACGTTGCCTCGATCAGAGGTTTACGTAGTTTAAATAAATCTACGAGTCTTTTAGACCAGTCTTTGACACGATTGTCAACTGGTTTGAAAATTAACTCTGGTAAAGACAATCCATCAGGTTTGATCGCCAGTGAAACACTGCGATCTCAGGTGTCTGCGATTGAGCAATCAATCAAAAACAGTAACCGTGCCAGTAACGTGATCGCGACTGCTGACTCGGCTCTGGGTGAAGTCACCAACCTGTTGAACCAGGTTCGAGGTTTGGTTCAAGAAGGCTTGAACGAAGGTGCTCTGTCATCAGATGAAATTGCAGCGAATCAGCTTCAAATTGATACTGCTTTATCTGCCATTAACCGAATTTCAGCAAATACATCATTCGCCGGCGACAAACTGATCGATGGTAGTAAAGCATTCCGAACACAAGCCTCTGCAGTCGACTCAGCCAAACTTTCTGACTTCCAGGTCAACGAAGCCGTATTCGGTTCCAGCAGTACGATTACACTCGATGCCACAATCGTGACTGCCGCAACTCAGGCCAGCTTGGATTATAGTGCCGTTTCTGGTGGTTTAGCATCTGCCACAACAATCGAAGTTGGTGGAGCCAGTGGTAGTCAGGTGCTATTCCTCGGAGCCTCAAGTTCGCTTGACAACGTGCGTGATGCTGTGAATGGTGTGACCGACATTACAGGTGTGACCGCTACAAAAACCAATAAGGTTGCCAGTAATCTGGTAATTGACAGTGCTGCTGTTAACTCAGATCTGACATTTACAGATGCCCGAACGTCAGACAGTCTCTTAGGTAGTACAGGACAGAATATTCGAGTTGCCATAACGGCCGCCAATGGGCCGAACTCAGTCGCAGGTATTACATTCAGTAATAATAACACTGATATTACGATTAATATTCAGGTTGCATCTGATGCAAATAATGCGATTACATCGAACGCGACTTCTATCAAGACGTTATTAGATGGTAATGCCGATACCAACGCATTGATCTCCACGGCTGTCGAAGGTGCTGGTGCTGGTGTCGTCGATGTCACCGCTGCTGCTGCCTTAAGCGGTGGTACTGACGCTTACTTGACTTTCAGTGCTTCTAACTATGGCTCTGACGAGTTTGTTGACGTTAACGTGTTGTCTGGAACCTTTGATACCGTCGACAATGTGACCGATGCCAATGCTCTCTCACGAGATATCGGCTCCGATATTGTCGCCCGAATTAACGGACAGGTCGCTCAAGGTTCTGGTCTACAGGCCAACCTGCGATCTCAACAGCTTGATGCATCGTTCTCCTTCACTGCTGCTGCTAACACAGCCTCAAATACCGCCAGTTTAACAATTACCGGTGGTGGTTCACTGTTCCAGATTGGACAGGATGTATCAGCCGCCGGTCAGGTAGGTATTGGTATTGAAGCTGTGAATACGGCCCGGTTGGGTGGTGTTTCCGGTAAACTGTTCGAACTGGGATCAGGCGGTGGTAAGAGTCTGCTTGATGTAGGTCCTGCTGTTCCTGGTGCAGACCTGGTGAATATCATCGAAGAGGCAGTCAACCGTGTTTCCACCCTTCGTGGTCGATTGGGTGCGATTCAGAAAAACGTGATCGAAACCAATGTCTCCTCGCTGGGGGTTGCTTTGGAAAACATTTCTGAAGCTCGAAGCCAGATCGTGGACACCGACTTTGCTGTCGAAACTGCGAATCTGACGAAAGCTCAGATTTTGAACCAGGCAGGTATTTCGGTACTTTCGATTGCCAACCAGAACCCACAGCAGGTATTGAGTCTCTTAGGATAA
- a CDS encoding cysteine desulfurase family protein, with the protein MSIPASQRIFLDNNSTTRPLDEVVELVAEYSQTHYANPGSAHAEGRQARRVLEDARESIASLLGAKPQEIIFTSGGTEAINLAIHGFLTGSPGEIALTAGEHPATVNTIRRLSPRGIRQTLLPLNTDGRINQDQLQLQNWDNIQLVSVILAHNETGVIQDIDPLASLCAENSIPLHLDCVQAIGKIPVHFQDSGATAISLAAHKFHGPRGVGALIVKEGARLHPQIAGGHQERGKRAGTEPVALAAGMARALECWMRDREQRSQKVNELRNRLQQGLGEQCAPIVVNGSQQHRIPNTLNISFPGLDGEALLVSLDLAGISCSLGSACASGSRDPAPVLLAMGCPENVYRSAVRLSLSFLNTSGEIEEAIRRISRVVNQLRS; encoded by the coding sequence ATGTCGATTCCCGCTTCACAACGAATCTTTCTGGATAACAATTCTACAACGCGGCCCTTGGATGAAGTCGTGGAATTGGTAGCAGAGTATTCTCAAACACATTACGCTAATCCGGGGAGTGCTCACGCCGAGGGACGCCAGGCACGCCGCGTGCTGGAGGATGCGCGTGAGTCGATCGCTTCACTCCTCGGAGCCAAGCCACAAGAAATCATTTTCACGAGTGGCGGTACCGAAGCGATTAATCTTGCCATACATGGCTTCTTAACTGGTTCGCCCGGTGAAATTGCTTTAACAGCAGGGGAACACCCGGCGACCGTCAATACCATTCGCCGACTGTCCCCACGAGGAATTAGACAAACGTTACTTCCCCTCAACACTGATGGCAGAATCAATCAAGACCAGCTACAACTGCAGAACTGGGACAACATTCAGTTGGTTTCAGTCATTCTGGCTCATAATGAAACGGGAGTGATTCAGGATATTGACCCTCTTGCATCACTTTGCGCAGAAAATTCTATTCCCCTGCACCTGGATTGTGTGCAGGCAATCGGCAAAATTCCGGTACATTTTCAAGATTCTGGTGCAACCGCCATCAGCTTGGCAGCCCATAAATTTCATGGGCCCCGCGGTGTAGGTGCATTAATTGTCAAAGAAGGTGCCCGACTACATCCCCAAATTGCCGGAGGTCATCAGGAACGAGGCAAACGCGCCGGAACCGAACCAGTGGCGCTTGCTGCAGGAATGGCACGGGCATTGGAATGCTGGATGCGCGACAGAGAACAACGTTCTCAGAAGGTCAACGAACTTCGCAATCGCTTGCAACAAGGTCTCGGCGAACAATGCGCGCCAATCGTTGTAAATGGTTCCCAACAACACCGGATTCCCAACACGCTTAACATCTCATTTCCAGGTCTGGACGGGGAAGCGCTACTCGTTTCTCTGGATCTGGCCGGAATCTCCTGCTCTCTGGGAAGCGCCTGCGCCAGCGGTTCGCGAGACCCGGCTCCCGTGTTGCTGGCAATGGGCTGCCCCGAAAACGTTTATCGCTCTGCTGTCCGATTAAGCCTGTCGTTTCTCAATACGAGTGGAGAAATCGAAGAAGCGATTCGTCGAATCAGCAGAGTTGTCAACCAACTGCGATCCTGA